The DNA segment aaagtcaagaatcattctcttctttgctattggaatcacatcatgtggtatcaagagtttaggtgtgttcttgtttaattgttgagttgtgtagcactttattttcAAGAGCTATTGAaattcttgcaatttaaggttctgttttaggcttatttgagtattgcttgctgttttaatttttgtgcctatcatatgtttgagtattttccttttttgaatccatacaagttttgtcttagtcttgtttttccataattgtcatcacttctagtagtacttttattgcttttgattgtttcttgctttagtgtcatataatttttctgaatttgatattgatcctttgtgccttttctgttttagaattgagttcatacttgtattctagacctatacaagttccattatgtctttgctagttcataattctgtttttcattcctattaggattcctctgtttctgaaaacgtgcttactgtttttccttattgcaattgatttactcactggaaaattctgaaattctggatttgtgttagaaaagagtagaaaaaagaagtactcaaaaattcaaagtacacaaaaaatgataaataaaataaaaaaagtgtacaattctgccgaaaagaatacggtaatctggcagcgattttgaaaaatttatctcaattaattggattactgtttttaagtgattccagtgccattattgagttaacatcttgaagtttctgtggtttaaatttcataatccagttcgctctatatcattccagttaaatcagtgaacatcaagcacagtttgcataaaaaaatatcttccagtagctaatttttgttttcttcatctactctagtgcttttctttaagtattcttttgtgtgcctactttctcattgagttctttaattttcttgcttgtcttttgttcattaatctttgagtttgtcaaacatctagtattccttttgttctagcctttctttgtttatactttttcttgtttgtctttattgcttcattggttttgtggtggttgactttgagattggtgtgcttgctttgacatctttcatttgaggattccaaggcctcaagatcagattggtgcaaggacattatttctttgagagtgacctaaaTTTTTCTGcctaaattcacttcggcagtttgctttgaaacactcactgtttttgctaatttttttttgtttcttgacttgtttgttgttttgtgtgtttgctgtttttaatttcaaatggctggattttcaagtgatgcatcctacaagcagaattctccttccaaagcttcaatccttggtgaattacatgaagcacaaagaactattagacgcttggaagagaaaatgcaaaagatggaggtccaacaagctaggccatctccttctctccatgatgggcatcattctcatagaccatcttcaagagcctcttcaaatgattttggccgtgaagaagagcataggagaaggaggaatccaccacaatttcatggacaaagacctcatcatcaaggagaaagacatcactatggcaatggcttctatcaagatgcaaagtctaggcttccttcggtcaagcttccttgttttaatggctctagtgatcctaatgtatatttagattgggaggctaagtgtgaacaaatatttgagatccatgagatccaagatgagcataagcttaagctagccaccctagagtttagtgattatgccatgaaatggtggcatggaattgtaaaggacattatctatcacaagggtcctcccgtggactcttggaactctttaaaggatcatatgcgcgctaggtttgtgcccccacattttaggaaagacctcatgttgagactccaatggtttcaacaaggcacgctaaatgtggatgaatattataaggagctagagacgcttgtgcttaaaattgaattagaagaaagtgaggaagctatgattgctaggtttgtgagtggacttaggaaggatattcaagacattgttgagttacaagagtattcatcattgggttctttagttcatcttgcaatgaaggtggaagcccaacttgctaagaaaaattctttcaaaaatgctcccaatgatggttactacaactagtcttggagaaacaaaaagtctttttctaaatttccttccaaagagtCTTCtatcatacaaagccctacaaattacaatggcttagtgaggtaggagaaataattgtcaataaacaagtcctcatccatttctccattggaaaatacaaagatgaggtattatgtgatgttgtgcccatggaagccactcatgttcttttgggaaggccttggcaatttgatagaaaagttttacatgatggctttaccaacaaactatcttttgaattccatggtcacaaggtttgatgtgattccaatagcatagaagagaatgattcttgacattcttgggaatcaacttgagttggacaattgttaggcactttttcttagaattggatcaatgttctaagacaagaactcaccaaaactagcaccaaatccaaactcacatggaagttcctcgtattgtcaaattgaaccaacaaaaagaggtaaaacttaaaatcaccgaatagaattggaaAGGAAGCAaactgaaccgaacaaaatgtaaTTGAAAGGCAAAGAACTGAAAATACTTGCTGGAAAATAAGAACAACCGAAccaacaactcaagaacacaagacaacatgaacaattgaaaaagaaggaaggaaggagaagagaatgctcatgaagatggatgcatggttggatgatcacgccactagaaggatggttgctcctagatgagtgtgttgccaccacttgaggacaccatggatccttcaagataagactagagaagaaggctcaaaagctctccaatgctcactcaaaatttgagtatagtttctttactctaaattcaaatctgaaaaatacaaagggagcacctctatttatagcctaaggtgctgaaaaataggtgggaaatttcaaataaactcatttgaaattcccaccaaaaacaagtcacatgggaggtgtgacctttttctactatgacacctcctaaaaaactacacctacaccactctcctaagtcacatggacaatgtgactttattttacattttcacactcctttatttaataaccacacctcctaaaactatacaagagtatttcaaacttggccttgcccctcatgggatggacttgggctctttgggctttggccttcttaggtttgggcttgggctttgggcttgggcctcatctttattttatgtcttcttttaattttgagaagactaaaaggaagaacttcaaatgtgaaggtggatgtcctcttcctccattaataaaagcctcctttatttgattctcatcaaggttactttaaaatctctctctccaagagaagtccatgaggaccaagttatcatgaagaaaaagagggagagtgaaaaagataaaaaagataaaaaaaaaagataagagttctaagcctacactccttgtgtctaggcgtgacattgaaagggaaatagtggctcatcatcctcttttcttagccatccctagaactcttagagtagaatcacttgttgatagtcctcattgcttggaaaatttggtagaagagttccaagatgtgtttcaagatcctccaaatggacttccacctttgagagggattgagcaccaaattgatttgataccaggctcttctttaccaaaccgtccagcatataggaccaatccaagtgaaaccaaggaaattcgccaacaagttgaggctttgattgagaaagggtgggtgcaagatagcatgagtccttgtgctatgcctatcattttagtgcccaaaaaggatggcacgtggcgaatgtgttcggattgtagggccatcaataacataacaattaagtataggcatcccatacctagactagatgatttgttggatgaattacatggttcaaaaatcttttcaaagattgatcttaaaagcggctacaatcaaatccgtatcaaaccgggtgatgaatggaagacggcttttaagaccaactttggtttatatgagtggttagttatgccttttggtctaactaatgcaccaagtaccttcatgcgcctcatgcatcatgttcttagacctttcattggtaagtttgttgttgtttactttgatgacattctcatttatagcttatctttgaatgaccataggttgcatgttaggcaagttttagaaacccttaggaaggaacatttgtatgctaatcttgctaaatgtatgtttgctcttgatcatatagaattcctagggtttgttgtgagttgcaaaggggtccatgtggacaaaacaaaggtgatggccattcaaaattggcctacaccgaaatctttgaatgaggtccgaagttttcatggacttgcttctttctatagaagatttgtcccaaactttggtaccattgccgcaccactcaatgacatagtgaaaaaggatgtggtctttcaatggggagaagcacaacaaaatgcttttgacactttgaaagaaaaattgactaatgctcccatcttggcccttcctaatttcactaagacatttgagattgagtgtgatgcttcaagcataggtattggggctgttctccttcaagagggccaccccatagcctattttagtgagaaattgaagggaagtcatcttaattattccacctatgataaggaattatatgcacttgttagggctttgtttacttggcaacactatctttttcccaaagagtttgtgatacatagtgatcatgaatctcttaaatatttgaaaagccaaaacaaacttaacaagaggcatgctaagtgggtggaattcattgagcaatttccttatgtgatcaaacacaagcaaggcaaagtaaatattgtggtggatgctctttctagaagatacactttgctaaatcttttaagctctcaatatcttggttttgatcacattaaggaactttatcatgatgaccttgatttttcccTCATCTAttaagagtgtcttaagggaggacacaaagacttttttatacaagatggctttctttttaaaggaaaacgtctttgtgttcctcaatgctctattagattatctcttgttagagaagctcatgaggggggtttaatgggacattttgcggttgctaaaactttggatgtgttgcatgaacatttcttttggcctcatatgcataaacatgttcatagtttttgtgataaatgcatagcttgccacaaagctaagtctaagatgcatccccatggtctatatactcctcttcctatcccttcaatgccttgggtagatatatctatggatttcatcttaggcttacccaagacatcaaagggaaaggactccatttttgtggtagtggatcgtttttcaaagatggctcactttattccttgccacaaagtggatgatgcatgccacattgcaaacctcttcttccaagaagtggtacgcttgcatgggattcctagatctatagtgtccgatagagatcccaagttcttgagtcacttttggaagaccttgtggggcaagcttgggactaagcttttattttctaccacttgccacccacaaactgatggtcaaaccaaGGTgatgaatagaactttgggacaactattgagatgttttatttcggggaatcctagagtgtgggagaatttactaccccatgttgagtttgcatataatcgtgaagtaaattctaccacctcacattctccttttgaggttgtctatgggtttaaccccctaacacctcttgatcttcttcctattccccttcttggagatgtcttgtgcaaagatggggatgaaaaagcttcttttgtgaaaactttgcataaagacatcaagaagagaattgagaagaaggttggcaagtatgctgaacttgccaataaaaggagaaaagcattgttgtttgatgagggcgattgggtttggcttctcttaaggaaggatcgttttcctactcaaaggaagtccaaactaatgcctcgaggggatggacctttccaaatcctcaagaggattaatgacaatgcttatgagttagatatgcctgatacattcttaggtagtcatacttttaatgtcagcaatctaactcctttttctgtaggtctccagaatttgtggtcgaattctctccaactcggggagtatgatggagatcaagctcaagtggacatggaggccaatcaacaagatcaagaagaggtagaggcacaaatggaggacgcccatgaaGTCAAaacccacctcaaaggcttacaagaagcatgttcaaagctttaggagctaggggacaattattttctctttttgtaatttctttggttgaaggtgcttagagggaaacattagaaacctctattgttatagcatcttttaggctttagttaggagctttaggagggggggtgcgttactagattggaatttagagtaaagaaactatactcaaattttgagtgagcattggagagcttttgagccttcttctctagtcttatcttaaaggatccatggtgtcctcaagtggcggcagcacactcatctaggagcaaccatccttctagtggcgtgatcatccaaccttacatccatcttcatgagctttctcctctccttcctttcttctcttttgttGTTCATGTTTTGAGTTTGTGTTCTTGAGATTTTGGTTCGGCTTTaagttttccagcagctgttcttattcttctttgtgtttggttcggtacatttcattttccagctttccttttcagttttcttgtcttttatttcattttgttcggttcaaagttgttcttattcaattctattcggtgcctttggtttttacctctttttgttggttcaatttgacaatatgaggaacttccatatgagtttggatttggtgctagttttggtgagttcttgacttagaacattgatccaattctaagagaaagtgcctaacaattgtccaactcaagttgattcctaagaaagtcaagaatcattctcttctttgctattggaatcacatcaggttTACCCGAAGACGTTCATAGAGATTCGACACCGAGCATTAGCACACATTACCACAGATGATCGAGTAACGCAAAATCAAGGCCTTGTCGCCCCTGTCCGACCGCGAGCAGCCACCCGACCTCAGCCTATGAGAGTCCACGAAGCAACAACGGAGAAGAAGGGAGCGGAAAAGCCCTACGAGCAGGCCCAGAGGGGGGCACGCTCGCGAAGGGATCCTCTCCCAAAGCATAACTTCCGAGTGGAGCTCAAAGAGTTGATCGTCATCCCTAACATAGCAGCGAAATTCAAGGTACCAGCAAAGACTGATAGGAAGatggggcccaacaagaacggttggtgcgaattccaccaagcGAATGACCACTACATACGAAATTGCCTAGCCTTGGCACATCAATTAGACGAGTTAGTAAATAGCGGTTTTCTGAAGGATTACGTGCAAGAAGCAACGGATGACCAGACGTTGGTGGTTGCGGGAGCATATCAGGGGCACGAAATGCCTATTCACGGAGAGGTAAACACTATCTTAGGCGGATTTTCAGGAGGGGAATGCACCGCCTCCCAACGAAAAAAATATGCACAAGGGGTGATGATAGCAGAGGTACTACTGGCGGATCTGCTCCCCGATGTCGACCTCGTCTTCTTGAAGGCTGACCTCCTAGATGTCGTACCTCACGATAATGACCCGGTGGTAATTTCTCTAGTCGTTGCCTGGAGAAGGGTGTGTCGTGTCCTTGTAGATCAGGGAAGTTCGGCCGACGTTATGTTTCTGACAACCTTCAACCGCTTACGGTTGTCCACGGACAAATTAAAGTCGTACACCCAACGTTTGTATGGCTTTGCAGGAAACGAGGTGGTGGTTCGTGGGTACATCGAACAAAGTTCCACGTTCACCGACAGCATGTCTTCACGCACCACTAATATCAGGTATCTTGTCGTCGATACACCCTCAGCTTAATAACATACTACTGGGAAGACAAACCTTGAACAGATTGGGGGCAGTTCCCTCCATGAAGCACATGAAAGTGAAATTGCCCTCCCTCGAGGGAGCAGTAATCACTATCGCATCCGACCAAGGAGAGGCTAGGgagtgttacgaaaacagcctcaagacgAAAGGAGGAGTATTCTCTGTCACGACCAGACTGCCGAAGGAAGACGGGGTGACCCGTGAAGAGATCATCCGGGAAAATCGGCCCGAGCCGGCTGAAGGTGTGGTGGAAAAAGAAATCGGAGGAAATATGTTTAAACTTGGGCAGTCCTTGAGCAGGGAGTCACAGGATCAAATCTTCAGGGTCCTAACACGGCACCTCAACGCCTTCACGTGGACCGCCGCCGACATGCCCGGCATTGACCTCGATTTCCTATGTCATCGCCTCACTATGGACCCCAGCGTCCAGCCTGTCCGCCAGAGAAGACGAAAGTTCAACTAAGAGAAGCGTTAGGTCATCCGGGAGGAGACGGAGAAACTATTGagggctggccacatcagggaaatccaataccctaAATGGCTGGCCAACGTGGTGCTAGTAAAGAAAGCAAATGGGAAATGGAGAATGTGAGTCGATTTCACAGATCTCAATaaagcctgcccaaaggattcttatccacTGCCCAACATTGACGCCTTGGTAGATAGCGCCTCCGAGTGCAGATTgctcagcttcctggatgccttctctgGCTACAACTAGATCATGATGCATCCCAGGGATGAGTGTAAGACCGCGTTCATGACCGAATCGTCTTGTTATTGCTATAATGCCATGCCCTTTGGGCTAAAGAACGCAAGGGCCACCTACCAACAGCTAATGGACAGGGTGCTAGCACCAATATTGGGACGAAAGGTCCAAgcgtatgtagatgacatggtggtcacgaCCCAATAGAAGGAACAACACGCGACTGACTTGGAAGAATTATTCACTACAATAGCAAAGTACAGGCTAAAATTGAACCCGGAGAAGTGCGTGTTCGGAGTAGAGGCAGGGAAATTCCTAGGTTTCCTGCTCACTGAACGAGGAATCAAggtgaaccccgagaagtgtgccgCCATAATAAATATGAGAAGTTTCATCTCGGTGAAAgaagtgcagcagttgacaAGGCGCATGGTCGCTCTGTCCAGGTTCGTATCGGCGGGAGGGGACAAAGGTCAcccttatttccagtgcctgAGAAGGAACAACAAGTTCGTCTGGACCCGTGAATGTGAGGAGGCATTCATTAAATTGAAG comes from the Phaseolus vulgaris cultivar G19833 chromosome 8, P. vulgaris v2.0, whole genome shotgun sequence genome and includes:
- the LOC137824908 gene encoding uncharacterized protein — its product is MRVHEATTEKKGAEKPYEQAQRGARSRRDPLPKHNFRVELKELIVIPNIAAKFKVPAKTDRKMGPNKNGWCEFHQANDHYIRNCLALAHQLDELVNSGFLKDYVQEATDDQTLVVAGAYQGHEMPIHGEVNTILGGFSGGECTASQRKKYAQGVMIAEVLLADLLPDVDLVFLKADLLDVVPHDNDPVVISLVVAWRRVCRVLVDQGSSADVMFLTTFNRLRLSTDKLKSYTQRLYGFAGNEVVVRGYIEQSSTFTDSMSSRTTNIRLGAVPSMKHMKVKLPSLEGAVITIASDQGEARECYENSLKTKGGVFSVTTRLPKEDGVTREEIIRENRPEPAEGVVEKEIGGNMFKLGQSLSRESQDQIFRVLTRHLNAFTWTAADMPGIDLDFLCHRLTMDPSVQPVRQRRRKFN